A single genomic interval of Lathyrus oleraceus cultivar Zhongwan6 chromosome 7, CAAS_Psat_ZW6_1.0, whole genome shotgun sequence harbors:
- the LOC127108416 gene encoding auxin response factor 6 gives MKLSSAGFSPPPQEGEKRVLDSELWHACAGPLVSLPADGSRVVYFPQGHSEQVAVSTNREVDTYIPNPSLPPQLICQLHNLTMHADTETDEVYAQMTLQPLNPDEQKEAYHPAELGTANKQPTNYFCKILTASDTSTHGGFSVPRRAAEKVFPPLDFSQQPPAQELIARDLHGNDWKFKHIFRGQPKRHLLTTGWSVFVSAKRLVAGDSVLFIWNEKNQLLLGIRRANRPQHMMPSSVLSSDSMHLGLLAAAAHAAATNSRFTIFYNPRASPSEFVIPLAKYVKAVYHTRVSVGMRFRMLFETEESSVRRYMGTITGISDLDSVRWPSSHWRSVKVGWDESTAGERQPRVSLWEIEPLTTFPMYPSPFPLRLKRPWPPGLPSFNGLKDDDFGMNSPLLWLRDADRGLQTLNFQGMGVNPWMQARLDPSMMNLQPDMYHAMAAAALQDMRTLDPSKQHPASLLQFQPPQNFPNGTAALMQSQMMQQSQPQHAFPKNQEHHHPSQSQAQTQQFQQLLQHQHSFTNQNYHQLQQQQQHQQQQQQQQQQQQQQQHQQQQHQQQHQQQQHQQLQQQQQQQSKQQQVVDHQQISNAVSTMSQFVSAPQSQSTQPMQAISSIGNQQHFSDSNGNPATTAIVSPLHNMLGSFSNDETSHLLNFPKPNSWVPVQSSTAWPSKRVALDPLVSSGTSHYVLPQMEQLGQSQTTMSQNAITLPPFPGRECALEGNTDPQNHLLFGFNIEPSSHLVYNEMSNLKGVNSNCDSSTVPFQSSTYLNNTGADSSLNNGMTHGVGESGFLQTSENGGQGNSPNKTFVKVYKSGSFGRSLDITKFSNYPELRSELARMFGLEGELEDPVRSGWQLVFVDQENDVLLLGDGPWPEFVNSVWCIKILSPQEVQQMGNNGLELLNSAPTQRLSNGICDDYTGREDPRTLSTGLTSVGSLDY, from the exons ATGAAGCTTTCTTCAGCTGGTTTTAGTCCTCCACCTCAGGAAG GAGAAAAACGGGTTCTAGATTCGGAACTTTGGCATGCTTGTGCTGGTCCTCTTGTTTCTTTGCCAGCTGATGGAAGCCGCGTGGTCTACTTTCCGCAAGGTCACAGTGAACAG GTTGCTGTATCTACCAACAGGGAAGTTGACACTTATATCCCCAATCCAAGCTTACCTCCCCAGCTTATTTGTCAACTTCATAATCTTACTATGCAT GCAGATACAGAGACAGATGAAGTGTATGCCCAGATGACCTTGCAACCTCTAAATCCG GATGAGCAAAAGGAGGCATATCATCCTGCAGAGCTGGGAACTGCAAATAAACAGCCGACAAACTACTTTTGCAAAATTTTGACTGCCAGTGATACAAGCACTCATGGGGGTTTCTCTGTTCCTCGCCGTGCAGCTGAAAAAGTTTTCCCTCCACTG GACTTTTCCCAACAGCCTCCTGCTCAAGAGTTGATTGCAAGGGATTTGCATGGCAATGACTGGAAATTCAAACATATCTTCCGTG GCCAGCCCAAAAGGCATTTGCTTACAACTGGGTGGAGTGTCTTTGTGAGTGCTAAAAGACTCGTTGCTGGTGATTCAGTACTGTTTATATG GAATGAAAAAAATCAGTTGCTTCTAGGCATTCGTCGTGCCAATCGACCACAACATATGATGCCTTCATCAGTGTTGTCAAGTGACAGCATGCACTTGGGGCTGCTTGCTGCTGCAGCTCACGCCGCTGCAACAAACAGTCGTTTCACCATTTTCTATAATCCACG TGCCAGCCCATCAGAATTCGTCATTCCCCTAGCGAAGTATGTTAAAGCTGTATATCACACCCGAGTTTCAGTTGGTATGCGCTTCAGAATGCTTTTTGAAACAGAGGAGTCTAGTGTTCGGCG ATACATGGGAACAATAACTGGCATCAGTGACCTGGATTCTGTTCGGTGGCCAAGTTCACATTGGCGCTCAGTAAAG GTTGGGTGGGATGAATCCACAGCAGGTGAGAGGCAACCTAGAGTGTCTCTATGGGAAATTGAGCCATTAACAACATTTCCAATGTATCCATCTCCATTCCCTCTTAGGCTTAAACGACCATGGCCTCCAGGACTTCCTTCATTCAACG GCTTGAAGGATGATGATTTTGGCATGAATTCTCCACTACTATGGCTCCGTGACGCAGATAGAGGGCTTCAAACTCTTAATTTTCAAGGGATGGGTGTTAATCCCTGGATGCAGGCGAGGCTCGATCCGTCTATGATGAATTTGCAACCAGATATGTACCATGCTATGGCAGCTGCTGCACTTCAGGATATGAGGACTTTAGATCCTTCAAAACAGCATCCTGCTTCCTTACTTCAATTTCAGCCGCCACAGAATTTTCCCAATGGTACTGCCGCTTTAATGCAGAGCCAGATGATGCAGCAGTCTCAACCTCAGCACGCTTTTCCGAAAAATCAAGAACATCATCATCCATCTCAATCTCAGGCTCAAACACAACAGTTCCAGCAGCTTCTTCAGCATCAGCACTCGTTCACTAATCAAAATTATCATCAACTgcaacagcagcagcaacatcagcagcagcagcaacaacaacagcagcagcagcagcagcagcagcatcaacaacagcagcatcagcagcaacatcagcagcaacaacatcaacaactgcaacagcagcagcaacaacaatcAAAACAGCAACAAGTTGTAGATCATCAGCAGATTTCAAATGCCGTCTCTACAATGTCTCAGTTTGTTTCGGCACCTCAATCTCAATCAACGCAGCCCATGCAAGCTATCTCTTCAATTGGCAATCAGCAACATTTTTCTGATTCAAATGGGAACCCTGCAACTACTGCTATTGTTTCTCCTTTGCACAATATGTTAGGTTCATTTTCCAATGACGAAACATCTCACCTTCTCAACTTTCCTAAACCAAACTCTTGGGTTCCGGTTCAATCTTCAACAGCATGGCCCTCCAAGCGAGTTGCCTTGGATCCTCTCGTTTCTTCTGGAACATCTCATTATGTTCTGCCTCAAATGGAGCAACTTGGGCAGTCGCAAACTACCATGTCTCAAAATGCTATTACCTTGCCACCGTTTCCTGGTAGGGAGTGTGCTCTCGAAGGGAACACTGATCCACAAAACCATCTTTTGTTCGGTTTTAACATAGAACCCTCGTCACATCTAGTGTATAACGAGATGTCAAACCTTAAGGGTGTCAATAGCAACTGTGACTCATCAACCGTGCCTTTTCAATCTTCTACCTACCTGAATAACACAGGCGCCGATTCTTCATTGAATAATGGAATGACACACGGTGTTGGCGAGTCGGGATTCCTTCAAACTTCTGAAAATGGAGGTCAAGGAAACTCACCAAACAAAACCTTTGTGAAG GTTTACAAGTCAGGGTCCTTCGGAAGATCGTTGGATATCACTAAATTCTCTAACTACCCGGAGCTACGCAGCGAGCTTGCTCGTATGTTTGGGCTTGAAGGTGAGTTGGAGGACCCTGTAAGATCAGGCTGGCAGCTTGTATTTGTTGATCAAGAGAATGACGTTCTTCTCCTTGGCGATGGCCCGTGGCC GGAATTTGTAAATAGTGTATGGTGCATCAAGATACTTTCCCCTCAGGAAGTGCAGCAAATGGGAAACAATGGACTAGAGCTTCTAAACTCAGCTCCAACTCAGAGGCTCTCTAATGGCATCTGTGATGACTACACCGGCCGCGAGGACCCGAGAACTCTAAGCACAGGTTTAACATCTGTGGGGTCTTTAGACTACTGA